The window CATCTGCCAGTAAAGTTCATCATCCCCATCACAAATCCCCCTTAACACACTTTTCGCACACATGACTGGCAAAATGGAATGCCAAATGATGCTTCATTGAAAAGGAGGTACAGATTACCCTCGGAGGGTGAACGGTGCATGGACGCATTCAAAGCACTTGGTGAATAATGCATCAATATTgtacagctgcagaaatgttAGAAAATAATAGGCCGGGCAGCAGAATCTGCATGGATACGACCACCTTGGAAGGCAAAATACGCTGACAAACAGAGGCAATAATGCTCACGGGTTAAAGGCAAAGGAACCTTTGTGATTCCTATAtatccctctgggatcaatacatgattttgattctgattcACCCAAAAACTCATGTCCCTTATGAATGCTCTGCAATCCGATTAAttcatttgcctttttttctttatttaccattttttttaccCTGTTTAATTGGTGACATTTGTTTATTACATGGCCTTCATTTATAATTCAAATACGTAATTTTATAATCAGTAAAAACCTAAGcttatttaattttgttttgtttgacatttaagaAGCTAAAAACATTTGGTTGTTGTAATTGTTGTTCAGTAAAATATTTGAATAATGAGCAAATGATTAATAGTGCTTCTTCACACATACGGAACACAATCCGAATCTGCGTTTTTCAGGAATCCATCTTGACGTCatttttggagctagagacttcaaatttagTTGAATCcgcgtttaaaatatattatatggctctcactgaaataaatttccaaatattttgctttcatggctctcttagtcaaaaaggttcccgacccctggtctaggaccatgactaatttcagccggatccggatcacaatccggatctgagagctaattttcattctaaaatctgcatttttcaggaatCCATCTTGACGTCatttttggagctagagacttcaaatttggcgtgcacactcatagttcattctagttgtagttgtatcttttcccattccagagcagcaagctagcgcaggtttgacccttctgatccggaagccctgttcactgtctcacaagatcgaatagtctgtTGGAGGCAAGGGTCTGCAATCTGATTGACTTCTTCTAGTTAGTAAATGTGAAAAACGTGCTTAATCATTACATtacaagtggaggagttcaagtacctcggggtcttgttcgaggtacttgaactcctagGTCTCCTCCCCAACCTGGAGGGTGCTGCCCaaccttttccggctgagaaccatggcctcggatttagaggtgccaattctcatcccggccgctccacatgcggctgcgaaccgatccagtgagaacTCGAGGGCACAgtctgatgaagccaacaggatcacgtaattggggtcttgttcacgagttgGGAAGGATGGACCCTGCGGACcctgcaccgatccgtcatgGTAGAGAGCTGAGGCGAAAGGCGAGCTTTCTGACCACAGATTTGTGGCAAGGAACAAAAAGCAACGGTCGTACAACTTACAAAAAGCTGTACCACCGCGTCTCTTGTAACTACTTCTACGTCTCCTTTATTTTGGTAAGTTTCTCCAGCTCAGACCGCAACAGACGTTCTTTCTCCGTCCACGCATGTTCCCTCAAATTCATGGTGGTCTTCACATCATGAATCTTCTGTCTGAGAGAGGACTCTTCCTTCCTCCACAGCTGCTCGTTGTGTTCactctcctgcttctcctttttCAGAGAGTTCTTCAACAGCTTTATGTCCTCCATTAGAGACAGTTGGGTAATCTTTTCATTCTTTATGTGGGCATTAAGTTCCTCCAGCTTGGACCCCAACAGACTTTCTTTCTCCGTCCACACATGTTCCTTCAAACTCATGTCGGTCTTCACATCATGAATCTCCTCACTGAGAGAGGACTCTTTCTTCCCCCACAGCTGCTTGTTGTGTTCactctcctgcttctcctttttCAGAGAGTTCTTCAACAGCTTTATGTCCTCCATTAGAGACAGTTGGGTAATCTTTTCATTCTTTATGTGGGCATTAAGTTCCTCCAGCTTGGACCCCAACAGACGTTCTTTCTCCGTCCACACATGTTCCTTCAAACTCATGTCGGTCTTCACATCATGAATCTCCTGTGTGAGAGAGGActctttcttcctccacagCTGCTCGTTGTGTTCactctcctgcttctcctttttCAGAGAGTTCTTCAACAGCTTTATGTCCTCCATTAGAGACAGTTGGgtaacattttcattctttatGTGGGCATTACGTTCCTCTAGCTGGGACCCCAACTGCCTTTCTTTCACCGTCCACGCATGTACCTTCGAATCCATGTCGGTCTTCACATCATGAATCTCCTGTATGAGAGAGGATCTTTCCTTCCCCCACAGCCGCTTGTTGTGTtcactctcctgctgctgctttttcagGGAGTTCTTCAAGAGCTGTATGTCCTCCATTAGAGACAGTTGGGTAATCCTTTCATTCTTTATGCGGGCATTAAGTTTCTCCAGCTGGAGCCCCAACTGCCTTTCTTTCTCCGTCCACGCATGTTCCTCCGAATCCATGTCGGACTTCACATCATGAATCTCCCGTATGAGAGAGGATCTTTCCTTCCCCCACAGCTGCTCGTTGTGTtcactctcctgctgctgctttttcagGGACTGCTTCAACAGCTTTATTTCCTTCGTTAGAGACTGATTAtcttttgtctcctcctgtATGCGGGTGTCCCCTTCCGGGGACTGCTTCAACAACTTTACCTCCTCCGTTTGAGACTGTTGGGTTCTCCAACACAAGATATTTGGCACCTGTTTGCTCTGAGCCAAACAGGCTTTCAtatcattgattgatttttctATCTTCTCCTTCGCCTGGTGCCAGGAGGTGCCACCTACCCGGAGTGTGACCTTTACAGGATTGGTTGACGGTATCTCCGCCTTAATTTCTACCTTGATTCTTCCTTGTTGCGTTCCTTCAATCACCTGAACCGAGCTGCCTGGAAGCTCGTccctcagctgctcctgcatTAGCTTGTCATCAGGCACTTTGTTGGTCATGTCTTGGTTAGTTGTCCTGGACACTTCACTTGGTTCCTTTTATAACATAACATCTGTGAAGGTCACATCAAAGGGAAATATGTGCCTTTGATGTGTGCACATATTTGCCTTTGATGTGACCTTCAAAGATGTTCATGCGAAACCTGGAGCACCCACATGCAATAAGGGCAGAACGTTCAAGTTCCATGAAGAAAGGTTCTAGCCAGTCTGATTTGCCCAATCAAATTTAGTCACTCCAGGAACTAAAAATCTTCAGAATTATCCAGTTCATTATAAAgttatacatttacatttattttgtggtggcttaaaacaaaatgtatttatttaaagtccAAGTACAATCTGACGCTGGTAGTTGACAGCCAATGAAAATATTACTGATTCTACTCCTGTTGAATATAGTTATAGAGGAATTCCTAAATTCAGTATGTTGTATCTGAAGTCGAACCTTTGACTCACTAAACACTTGTTAAGCAGCATCAGAATGAATCAGAATCACTGA of the Brachionichthys hirsutus isolate HB-005 chromosome 6, CSIRO-AGI_Bhir_v1, whole genome shotgun sequence genome contains:
- the LOC137895213 gene encoding uncharacterized protein, encoding MTNKVPDDKLMQEQLRDELPGSSVQVIEGTQQGRIKVEIKAEIPSTNPVKVTLRVGGTSWHQAKEKIEKSINDMKACLAQSKQVPNILCWRTQQSQTEEVKLLKQSPEGDTRIQEETKDNQSLTKEIKLLKQSLKKQQQESEHNEQLWGKERSSLIREIHDVKSDMDSEEHAWTEKERQLGLQLEKLNARIKNERITQLSLMEDIQLLKNSLKKQQQESEHNKRLWGKERSSLIQEIHDVKTDMDSKVHAWTVKERQLGSQLEERNAHIKNENVTQLSLMEDIKLLKNSLKKEKQESEHNEQLWRKKESSLTQEIHDVKTDMSLKEHVWTEKERLLGSKLEELNAHIKNEKITQLSLMEDIKLLKNSLKKEKQESEHNKQLWGKKESSLSEEIHDVKTDMSLKEHVWTEKESLLGSKLEELNAHIKNEKITQLSLMEDIKLLKNSLKKEKQESEHNEQLWRKEESSLRQKIHDVKTTMNLREHAWTEKEQSSPFASALYHDGSVQGPQGPSFPTREQDPNYVILLASSDCALEFSLDRFAAACGAAGMRIGTSKSEAMVLSRKRLGSTLQVGEET